A single region of the Streptomyces sp. AM 4-1-1 genome encodes:
- a CDS encoding Lrp/AsnC family transcriptional regulator produces MAVDALDARILTLLIERPRTSVREYARLLGIARGTLQARLDRLERDGVITGTGPVLSPAALGHPVLAFVRLEVTQGRLDEVGDALTVVPEIVEAFSTTGDGDLLTRVVARDNGHLEDVIQRLIRLPGVVRTRTDVALRERVPHRLLPLVESVGRAAGGTPG; encoded by the coding sequence ATGGCGGTGGACGCCCTCGACGCCCGCATCCTGACGTTGCTCATCGAGCGGCCGCGAACCAGCGTGCGCGAGTACGCACGTCTCCTCGGGATCGCCCGGGGCACTCTCCAGGCCCGGCTCGACCGGCTGGAGCGGGACGGGGTGATCACCGGTACGGGCCCGGTCCTGTCACCCGCGGCGCTCGGTCACCCGGTGCTCGCGTTCGTCCGTCTGGAGGTGACCCAGGGCCGTCTGGACGAGGTGGGTGACGCGCTCACCGTCGTCCCGGAGATCGTGGAGGCGTTCTCGACCACCGGGGACGGGGATCTGCTGACCCGGGTCGTGGCGCGGGACAACGGGCATCTGGAGGACGTGATCCAGCGGCTGATCCGGTTGCCCGGTGTGGTCAGGACCCGGACGGACGTGGCGCTGCGCGAGCGGGTGCCGCACCGGCTGCTTCCACTGGTCGAATCGGTGGGCCGGGCGGCGGGCGGCACACCGGGCTGA
- a CDS encoding NAD-dependent succinate-semialdehyde dehydrogenase yields the protein MPEQHTSPFATVDPSSGKTLAEFPVIEGETVDAVVEDADRAFGEWRRKTIGERAAVVGRAAGIMTERKEELAQLVTLEMGKLISEARGEVDLAASILTYYAEHGPGFAAPETLEVDEGEAYLLHEPLGVLLGVMPWNFPLYQVVRFAGPNLVLGNTVLLKHAGICPQSALAVEEIFQDAGAPGGVYTNLFVTHDEIPRVIGHPAVRGASLTGSERAGSQVAEQAGRAMKKSLLELGGSDVFIVLDGENLERTIGAATAGRMSNTGQSCVASKRFVVVDEVYDRFVDGMRTAFAALRPGDPADENTTLGPLSSERAAVGLVEQIRETVEQGAELVIGGNRIDRPGAYVEPTILTGVRPGMRAYAEELFGPAAVIHRVADEDEAVALANDSQYGLGGSVFCADVERGRAVAERVETGMVWVNHPTSTQADLPFGGIKRSGYGRELGKLGMQEFVNKKLVRVLPPDAELRAIAG from the coding sequence ATGCCGGAGCAGCACACCAGCCCGTTCGCCACGGTCGACCCGTCCTCCGGGAAGACGCTCGCGGAGTTCCCCGTGATCGAGGGGGAGACGGTCGACGCCGTTGTCGAGGACGCCGACCGGGCCTTCGGCGAATGGCGGCGGAAGACGATCGGGGAGCGGGCCGCCGTGGTCGGCCGGGCCGCCGGGATCATGACCGAACGCAAGGAGGAGCTGGCCCAGCTCGTCACGCTCGAAATGGGCAAGCTGATCTCCGAGGCGCGCGGCGAGGTCGACCTCGCCGCGTCGATCCTCACCTACTACGCGGAGCACGGCCCCGGGTTCGCCGCCCCGGAGACCCTGGAGGTCGACGAGGGCGAGGCGTACCTGCTGCACGAACCGCTCGGGGTGCTCCTGGGCGTCATGCCGTGGAACTTCCCGCTGTACCAGGTGGTGCGCTTCGCGGGCCCGAACCTCGTCCTCGGCAACACCGTTCTCCTCAAGCACGCGGGCATCTGCCCGCAGTCCGCGCTGGCCGTGGAGGAGATCTTCCAGGACGCGGGCGCCCCCGGCGGCGTCTACACCAACCTCTTCGTCACCCACGACGAGATACCCCGCGTCATCGGGCACCCGGCGGTACGCGGCGCGTCGCTGACCGGCAGCGAGCGGGCCGGCTCCCAGGTCGCCGAGCAGGCGGGGCGGGCGATGAAGAAGAGCCTGCTGGAGCTGGGCGGCAGCGATGTGTTCATCGTGCTGGACGGGGAGAACCTGGAACGCACGATCGGCGCGGCGACGGCGGGCCGCATGTCCAACACGGGGCAGAGCTGCGTGGCCTCCAAGCGCTTCGTGGTGGTGGACGAGGTCTACGACCGGTTCGTCGACGGCATGCGGACCGCGTTCGCCGCGCTGCGGCCCGGCGACCCCGCCGACGAGAACACCACGCTCGGCCCGCTCTCCTCCGAACGGGCGGCCGTCGGCCTGGTCGAGCAGATCCGTGAAACCGTGGAGCAGGGAGCCGAACTCGTCATCGGCGGGAACCGGATCGACCGGCCGGGCGCCTACGTCGAACCGACCATCCTCACCGGGGTGAGGCCCGGGATGCGCGCGTACGCCGAGGAACTGTTCGGTCCCGCCGCCGTCATCCACCGGGTGGCCGACGAGGACGAGGCGGTGGCTCTGGCCAACGACAGCCAGTACGGCCTCGGCGGCTCGGTGTTCTGCGCGGACGTGGAGCGCGGCCGCGCGGTGGCGGAGCGTGTGGAGACGGGCATGGTGTGGGTGAACCACCCGACCTCCACCCAGGCCGACCTGCCGTTCGGCGGGATCAAGCGCTCGGGGTACGGGCGCGAGCTGGGCAAGCTGGGCATGCAGGAGTTCGTCAACAAGAAGCTGGTACGGGTCCTGCCGCCGGACGCCGAACTGCGCGCCATCGCGGGCTGA
- a CDS encoding DNA polymerase ligase N-terminal domain-containing protein, with protein sequence MSDHDALRTYRGRRHFGTTAEPRGSGGAARDAPRFVVQIHDARRMHFDFRLEVDGVLKSWAVPRGPSGNPRDRRLAVPTEDHPLEYREFEGVIPRGEYGGGTVIVWDQGTYRPLSHDRRGAPVPFDESLEQGHATFWLDGAKLRGEFALTRFRGGHEGAGMGEDAWLLIKANDKRAVHDRPGTPDPHHARSARTGRTLRQVAHEAPGGSS encoded by the coding sequence GTGAGCGACCACGACGCGCTGCGGACCTACCGCGGCAGACGACACTTCGGTACGACGGCGGAGCCGCGCGGATCGGGCGGCGCGGCGCGGGACGCGCCACGGTTCGTCGTACAGATCCATGACGCCCGCCGTATGCACTTCGACTTCCGGCTGGAGGTCGACGGCGTACTGAAGTCCTGGGCGGTACCGCGCGGCCCCTCCGGGAATCCGCGCGACAGACGGCTGGCGGTGCCGACGGAGGACCATCCGCTGGAGTACCGCGAATTCGAGGGCGTCATCCCCCGGGGCGAGTACGGGGGCGGCACGGTCATCGTCTGGGACCAGGGCACCTACCGGCCGCTCAGCCACGACCGGCGCGGAGCGCCCGTACCGTTCGACGAATCCCTTGAACAGGGCCACGCCACGTTCTGGCTGGACGGTGCGAAACTGCGCGGCGAGTTCGCCCTCACCCGGTTCCGCGGCGGCCACGAGGGCGCCGGAATGGGCGAGGACGCCTGGTTGCTGATCAAGGCCAACGACAAGCGGGCCGTCCACGACCGTCCCGGGACGCCCGACCCCCACCACGCGCGTTCGGCCAGGACCGGACGCACCCTGCGCCAAGTCGCCCACGAGGCCCCGGGAGGCTCTTCGTGA
- a CDS encoding VOC family protein encodes MTVRGIDHVGLTVPDLETATHFLVRAFGAKILYDTLRREEEPRKGPDLEKRLGVPKGTRQRAIRMLSLPNGPGVELFEFSGPRQEPPVLPCDFGWQHVALYTDELDEAVENCVSAGAALLAPPHPLPGPEEGERNRFAYLRTPWGSILELVSYPDPQPYERTTAERRWRP; translated from the coding sequence ATGACTGTACGAGGTATCGATCACGTGGGTCTCACCGTCCCCGACCTGGAGACGGCGACCCACTTTCTCGTCCGCGCGTTCGGTGCCAAGATCCTGTACGACACCCTGCGCCGTGAGGAGGAGCCCAGGAAGGGTCCCGACCTGGAGAAGCGGCTCGGTGTGCCGAAGGGCACCCGGCAGCGCGCCATCCGGATGCTGTCCCTGCCGAACGGACCCGGCGTCGAACTCTTCGAGTTCAGCGGCCCCAGGCAGGAACCCCCCGTACTGCCCTGCGACTTCGGTTGGCAGCACGTCGCGCTGTACACCGACGAACTGGACGAGGCCGTGGAGAACTGTGTGTCCGCCGGGGCCGCCCTCCTCGCCCCACCGCATCCGTTGCCCGGCCCGGAGGAGGGCGAGCGCAACAGGTTCGCCTATCTGCGCACTCCCTGGGGAAGCATCCTGGAGCTGGTGAGCTACCCCGATCCGCAACCGTACGAGCGGACGACGGCCGAACGGCGCTGGCGCCCCTGA
- a CDS encoding endonuclease — translation MTSRETVDTLLTRHGETYAAEAGIRLRDTPQPLYQLLVLSDLLSARIRASVAVAAARALFGHGMRGPRQMADATWQQRVDALGEGGYRRYDERTATQLGDGAHLVLDAYGGDLRHLREEADGDLDALRAGLRRAPGMGPAGADIFLREVQAVWPETAPYLDGKALQGAERLGLPSAPEKLADLAGDRGPAVLAAGLVRAALDKDVVTDVREHA, via the coding sequence GTGACCAGCCGAGAGACCGTGGACACCCTGCTCACCCGGCACGGTGAGACCTACGCCGCCGAGGCGGGCATCCGGCTGCGAGACACCCCGCAGCCGCTGTACCAGCTGTTGGTGCTGAGCGACCTCCTCAGCGCCCGGATTCGGGCGTCGGTGGCCGTCGCCGCCGCCCGCGCCCTGTTCGGCCACGGCATGCGCGGTCCGCGGCAGATGGCGGACGCGACCTGGCAGCAGCGCGTCGACGCCCTCGGCGAGGGCGGCTACCGGCGCTACGACGAACGGACCGCGACCCAGCTCGGCGACGGGGCCCATCTGGTGCTCGACGCGTACGGCGGTGATCTGCGGCACCTGCGCGAGGAGGCCGACGGCGACCTCGACGCGCTGCGCGCGGGGCTGCGCCGGGCGCCGGGCATGGGTCCGGCCGGGGCGGACATCTTCCTCCGCGAGGTACAGGCCGTATGGCCGGAGACGGCGCCCTACCTGGACGGGAAGGCCCTTCAGGGCGCGGAGCGGCTGGGACTGCCGTCCGCGCCGGAGAAACTGGCGGACCTGGCGGGCGACCGGGGGCCGGCCGTCCTCGCGGCGGGTCTGGTGCGGGCGGCGCTGGACAAGGACGTGGTGACCGACGTGCGCGAACACGCCTGA